Proteins found in one Sphingobium sp. V4 genomic segment:
- a CDS encoding acetyl-CoA acetyltransferase: MPSGIKDKVAILGMGCAKFGERWNDSADTLMVEAYQEALADAGIDTSQIDSAWLAVAYDAVNVGPSGIPLSMALRLNDVGVTKVENYCASGTDALRGAVYAVASGAADIALALGCEKLKDTGYGGLPVRTRGTTFDMIGIVGSAPGNFAQLASAYSATHGVDPQDLKRAMAHVSVKSHANGVKNPKAHLRKAIDMDTVLNAPMIAEPLGLFDCCGVSDGAACAIVTTPEIARALGKKDLVTVKALQISSSNGWELQGAGWDGSYFHTTRVAATKAYDEAGITNPRDQISLMEVHDCFSITELVTMEDLHISKPGTAVRDVMEGFFDADGKIPCQIDGGLKCFGHPIGASGLRMVYENYLQLLGRAGERQRQDNPVFGLSHNLGGMPNQNVSAIAIVGLHDA, encoded by the coding sequence ATGCCAAGTGGTATCAAGGATAAAGTCGCCATCCTCGGAATGGGCTGCGCCAAATTCGGCGAGCGCTGGAACGACAGTGCCGACACGCTGATGGTCGAGGCTTATCAAGAGGCTCTGGCCGATGCTGGCATCGACACAAGCCAGATCGATTCGGCATGGCTCGCGGTCGCTTATGACGCGGTCAACGTCGGACCTTCCGGTATTCCCCTGTCGATGGCTCTGCGGCTCAACGATGTGGGCGTTACCAAGGTGGAAAATTACTGTGCTAGTGGGACGGACGCCCTGCGTGGCGCGGTTTATGCCGTCGCTTCGGGTGCCGCCGACATTGCGCTGGCGCTCGGGTGCGAAAAGCTCAAGGATACGGGCTATGGTGGCCTGCCCGTCCGCACCCGCGGAACCACCTTCGACATGATCGGGATCGTGGGCTCCGCGCCGGGAAACTTCGCGCAGCTGGCATCGGCCTATAGCGCTACGCACGGTGTTGATCCCCAGGATCTGAAACGAGCCATGGCGCATGTTTCGGTGAAGAGTCATGCCAATGGGGTGAAAAACCCTAAGGCGCACCTGCGCAAGGCGATCGACATGGACACCGTGCTCAACGCCCCGATGATCGCTGAACCGCTTGGCCTGTTCGATTGCTGCGGGGTTTCCGACGGTGCCGCCTGTGCAATCGTCACCACACCGGAGATCGCTCGCGCACTCGGCAAGAAGGACCTGGTGACGGTCAAGGCCCTGCAGATCTCATCCTCAAATGGGTGGGAGCTTCAGGGAGCGGGATGGGATGGAAGCTATTTTCACACCACGCGGGTCGCCGCGACCAAGGCCTATGACGAGGCCGGAATCACCAATCCGCGCGACCAGATCAGCCTGATGGAAGTTCATGATTGCTTCTCGATCACGGAACTGGTCACGATGGAGGATCTGCACATCAGCAAGCCTGGCACTGCCGTCAGGGACGTGATGGAAGGTTTCTTCGACGCCGACGGGAAAATCCCGTGCCAGATCGACGGTGGCTTGAAGTGCTTCGGGCATCCGATCGGCGCGTCGGGATTGCGGATGGTATACGAGAACTATCTTCAACTCCTGGGTCGCGCCGGCGAGCGCCAGCGGCAAGACAATCCCGTGTTCGGCCTTTCGCACAACCTAGGCGGAATGCCGAATCAGAATGTCAGCGCGATTGCGATTGTCGGGCTGCACGACGCTTGA
- a CDS encoding autoinducer binding domain-containing protein, giving the protein MIAYQNLEILLQGFRAADTESKLHEALARATAMLGFKQFALGHHVDLSCPPQGAIRLDTYDRSWVSYGLERGYFAEDPIHLASMKTVRGFAWHELGEIIQLTSRHKQILAEAGAFGLGAGFTVPVHLPGEYHGTCSFAARSMDDLRTNALPIAQLCGTFAFEAARRIMRRTLKLGEMDMPNLRPRELEALILVGRGKTDSEIGQILRISRATAHEHVEGARRAYGNAQRAFMIVRALFDGQITFADLLRR; this is encoded by the coding sequence ATGATCGCTTACCAGAACTTGGAAATTCTCCTGCAAGGCTTTCGAGCGGCAGATACAGAGAGTAAACTTCACGAAGCATTGGCGAGAGCTACTGCCATGCTAGGATTTAAGCAATTCGCGCTAGGGCATCATGTCGATCTGAGCTGCCCGCCGCAAGGTGCGATACGGCTAGACACCTACGATCGCAGTTGGGTCAGCTATGGTCTGGAGCGCGGCTATTTTGCTGAAGATCCGATCCATCTCGCGAGCATGAAGACAGTCCGGGGATTTGCTTGGCACGAGCTCGGCGAAATCATCCAGCTGACTTCTCGCCACAAGCAGATTCTCGCCGAAGCCGGTGCCTTTGGCTTAGGGGCGGGTTTTACGGTCCCTGTGCACCTGCCGGGTGAGTACCACGGGACATGCTCATTTGCCGCCCGATCGATGGATGACCTCCGCACGAATGCACTTCCAATCGCTCAACTATGCGGGACGTTCGCTTTCGAAGCGGCTCGCCGGATCATGCGTCGTACCCTCAAACTTGGAGAAATGGACATGCCCAATCTACGGCCGCGCGAATTGGAGGCTCTGATCCTTGTCGGCCGGGGGAAGACCGATAGCGAGATCGGTCAAATACTTCGCATATCGCGAGCAACAGCGCATGAACATGTCGAAGGAGCGAGACGGGCCTATGGTAATGCGCAGCGTGCCTTTATGATAGTGCGCGCGCTGTTCGATGGACAGATCACATTTGCCGATCTCTTGAGACGGTAA
- a CDS encoding OB-fold domain-containing protein encodes MTDETGILAFGGYVPRLRLQRSSVFASVGWFNPGLKGLARGERAASSWDEDPITMAVEAARDCLGDRDRSEIARLSLASTTLPNADRLNAGIVKEALNLGDDVAASDAAGSLRAGTSALMLALDAVGGSAGNVLCLSAERRKAAPGSESELLHGDASAAILVGRGEPVARYLGGTSLTADFVDHFRENGRDFDYFWEARWIRDEGYSKLVVAAIGAALDKLSLKADRIDRAILPFVEKGVADQLAKRAGIRPEALVDPMQATVGSAGAAHPMLLLAYALEQAQPGEILLVAGFGQGCDVLLFEVTDAILARRKEGGVSAWLARRKEESNYIKFLFFRDLIGLDTGARAEFDQKVPLTALYRSRKAVLGLVGGRCTKTGTVQYPKSDISVNPNDHSVGTQEDYPFAERRAKVLTYTADSLTFSPDPPQYYGMIEFEGGGRMMAEIVDCDEGDVAVGAPLRMMFRIKARDEMRGFTKYFWKAVPAA; translated from the coding sequence GTGACGGACGAAACCGGAATTCTGGCATTTGGAGGCTATGTGCCGCGCCTTCGGCTGCAGCGATCCAGCGTTTTCGCCAGCGTCGGCTGGTTCAACCCTGGTCTCAAGGGGCTCGCACGGGGAGAGCGCGCGGCCAGTAGCTGGGATGAAGATCCGATCACTATGGCGGTTGAGGCGGCACGGGATTGCCTCGGTGATCGCGATCGGTCGGAGATCGCCCGCCTTTCCCTGGCATCGACCACTCTGCCCAATGCCGATCGCTTGAATGCCGGTATCGTGAAGGAAGCGCTGAACCTGGGCGATGATGTTGCAGCCTCGGATGCGGCAGGCAGTCTGCGCGCAGGGACCTCTGCTCTGATGTTGGCGCTCGATGCTGTCGGGGGCAGTGCCGGCAACGTCCTTTGTCTATCGGCTGAGCGGCGCAAGGCAGCGCCCGGAAGCGAAAGTGAATTGCTGCATGGTGACGCTTCGGCGGCAATTCTGGTTGGGCGGGGTGAACCGGTCGCCCGCTACCTTGGCGGAACGAGCCTAACTGCCGATTTCGTAGATCATTTCCGCGAGAACGGCCGGGACTTCGACTATTTCTGGGAAGCGCGCTGGATCCGCGATGAGGGATATTCCAAGCTCGTCGTCGCGGCGATAGGGGCTGCGCTCGACAAGCTTTCACTCAAAGCGGACCGGATTGACAGGGCCATCTTGCCCTTCGTGGAAAAGGGAGTCGCCGACCAGCTGGCCAAGCGCGCGGGTATTCGCCCCGAGGCGCTGGTCGACCCGATGCAGGCCACTGTTGGTAGCGCCGGCGCAGCGCATCCCATGTTGCTGCTCGCCTACGCGTTGGAGCAAGCACAGCCTGGTGAGATTCTTCTTGTCGCGGGCTTCGGACAAGGCTGCGATGTGTTGTTGTTCGAAGTGACCGACGCCATTCTCGCCCGACGGAAGGAGGGGGGCGTCTCGGCATGGCTCGCCCGACGGAAGGAAGAGAGCAATTATATCAAGTTCCTCTTCTTCCGTGATCTGATCGGGCTCGATACCGGCGCGCGCGCCGAGTTCGACCAGAAGGTCCCGCTTACGGCGCTGTATCGCAGCCGCAAAGCGGTATTGGGACTGGTTGGCGGGCGTTGCACCAAGACGGGCACCGTTCAATATCCCAAATCTGACATCTCGGTGAATCCCAATGATCATTCCGTCGGAACGCAGGAAGACTATCCCTTCGCCGAGCGACGCGCCAAGGTGTTGACCTACACCGCGGACAGCCTGACATTTTCTCCCGATCCGCCGCAATATTACGGCATGATCGAATTCGAGGGAGGCGGCCGTATGATGGCCGAGATCGTCGACTGTGACGAGGGGGACGTCGCGGTCGGCGCACCGCTGCGCATGATGTTCCGGATCAAGGCGCGCGACGAAATGCGGGGTTTCACCAAATATTTCTGGAAAGCGGTTCCGGCCGCCTGA
- a CDS encoding acetyl-CoA C-acetyltransferase has protein sequence MSNAWIVDAVRTPRGIGKMGKGALAHLHPQHLGATVLNALRDRNAIETSRVDDIIWSTSQQRGKQGGDLGRLSALYAGWDVKASGVTMDRYCGGGISSVAFAAGQIIAGFEDVLVAGGTEMMSHHAEADAWEIGTPYQPLGRAKGNYKLYDANPIGHVGVAADAIAALEGISRAELEAFGVESQRKAQAAIAAGRFDKSLIPVLNDDGSVALNHEEYPRPETTLEGLAALKPAFTAIENVTAAPDGTTMRQMVERKYPALVWEAVHHAGTSSGVVDGSAALLLASDAGLKANGWKPRARVVTAVNMGDCPTLILNAPAPAARKALDRAGLSVADIDVWEINEAFAVVTEKVIRDLGIERSKVNINGGSIALGHPIGATGSILIGTALDELERSGGRYALITMCAFGGMAPAIIIERVSNPS, from the coding sequence GTGAGCAATGCCTGGATCGTGGATGCTGTGCGCACACCACGCGGAATTGGAAAAATGGGAAAGGGCGCGCTTGCACATCTGCATCCGCAACATCTGGGCGCGACGGTCCTGAATGCGCTGAGAGATCGCAATGCCATCGAGACGAGCAGGGTGGACGACATCATTTGGTCGACCAGCCAGCAGCGCGGCAAGCAGGGCGGTGATTTGGGGCGACTTTCCGCGCTTTATGCCGGCTGGGACGTCAAGGCGTCAGGTGTGACGATGGACCGCTATTGCGGAGGCGGCATTTCAAGCGTTGCCTTCGCGGCGGGCCAGATTATCGCCGGGTTTGAAGACGTCCTTGTCGCCGGCGGGACCGAGATGATGAGTCATCACGCCGAGGCGGATGCCTGGGAAATCGGTACGCCCTATCAGCCGCTGGGCCGCGCCAAGGGGAATTACAAGCTCTATGACGCCAACCCGATCGGACATGTCGGTGTGGCCGCCGACGCGATAGCCGCGCTGGAGGGTATTTCTCGTGCAGAACTCGAAGCGTTCGGCGTCGAGAGTCAGCGCAAGGCGCAGGCTGCGATCGCAGCAGGCCGTTTCGACAAGAGTCTGATTCCGGTGCTCAACGACGATGGAAGCGTGGCGCTCAACCATGAGGAATATCCGCGTCCGGAGACGACGCTGGAGGGTCTTGCCGCGCTCAAGCCGGCCTTTACCGCGATCGAGAATGTCACGGCCGCGCCCGATGGGACGACGATGCGGCAAATGGTCGAACGCAAATATCCTGCTCTTGTCTGGGAAGCGGTCCACCATGCCGGCACATCTTCAGGCGTGGTCGACGGCTCAGCGGCATTGTTGCTGGCATCCGACGCGGGCCTCAAGGCCAATGGCTGGAAACCGCGCGCTCGGGTCGTGACTGCGGTCAACATGGGCGATTGCCCCACGCTGATCCTCAATGCGCCGGCTCCAGCGGCAAGGAAAGCACTCGACCGCGCAGGATTGTCGGTCGCCGACATAGATGTGTGGGAGATTAACGAGGCTTTCGCCGTGGTGACGGAAAAAGTCATTCGGGACCTCGGTATCGAGCGGAGCAAAGTCAACATCAATGGCGGGTCGATAGCATTGGGCCACCCGATTGGCGCGACGGGGTCGATTCTCATCGGCACGGCCCTCGATGAACTGGAGCGCTCGGGCGGCCGGTACGCGCTGATCACGATGTGCGCATTCGGCGGGATGGCGCCGGCGATCATCATCGAACGCGTCAGCAACCCCTCTTGA
- a CDS encoding 4Fe-4S binding protein, which yields MPARGTLVFRLAAMKIQHLIDPDACIRCEICYQVCPASAVVYLHDRFTIDPDLCNNSQQCLRTCPTGAIANWIQLDDADPFYGVDQQAQWDALPSVPSCEAPSEGSRKPILVC from the coding sequence ATGCCTGCCCGCGGCACCCTCGTTTTCAGATTGGCAGCAATGAAAATCCAGCACCTTATAGATCCGGACGCCTGCATCCGCTGTGAGATTTGTTACCAGGTCTGCCCCGCCTCAGCAGTGGTTTACTTGCATGATCGCTTTACGATCGATCCGGACCTGTGCAACAATTCTCAACAGTGCCTTCGCACTTGTCCGACCGGGGCAATTGCAAACTGGATCCAGCTCGACGATGCCGATCCTTTTTACGGCGTAGACCAGCAAGCTCAATGGGACGCATTGCCGTCCGTACCATCATGCGAGGCGCCGTCGGAGGGCTCGCGGAAGCCCATCCTGGTATGTTGA
- a CDS encoding enoyl-CoA hydratase/isomerase family protein: protein MGDIVAHGDGLVTSERRDGINIITLNRPESRNTINHALRVAMVEAFSAANADRDSRAVVVTGAEGHFSGGGDLKGMTDRDIRSVHERMNMAAQVTRLIRRSPKPYIAAIEGSAFGAGLSIPLACDQIVASQSAKFCSVFVRAGLVPDYGMMHTLPRRVGDGIARRMMMTACVVSAEEALQAGLIDQLVPVTEALETALQTAAEFSAHAPLAVHLIKAAMADGRSDRLDSCLDAEADLQGQLFQTDDFTEALNAFGEKRTPLFRGT, encoded by the coding sequence ATGGGTGATATTGTGGCGCATGGCGATGGGCTCGTTACCTCCGAGCGCCGCGATGGCATCAACATCATAACGTTAAATCGGCCAGAGAGCCGCAATACGATCAACCACGCCTTGCGTGTGGCGATGGTCGAAGCCTTCTCCGCCGCAAATGCCGATCGCGACAGCCGGGCGGTCGTCGTCACCGGCGCAGAAGGCCACTTTAGCGGTGGTGGCGACCTGAAAGGCATGACTGACCGGGATATCCGCTCGGTCCATGAGCGGATGAACATGGCCGCACAAGTCACACGCCTTATCCGGCGATCTCCCAAACCGTATATCGCGGCAATCGAGGGCAGTGCGTTCGGGGCAGGTCTGTCTATCCCCTTGGCATGCGATCAGATCGTTGCATCGCAGTCTGCCAAGTTCTGCTCCGTCTTTGTCCGCGCGGGCCTGGTTCCGGATTACGGTATGATGCACACTCTTCCCAGGCGGGTCGGCGACGGTATTGCCCGCCGAATGATGATGACTGCGTGTGTTGTTAGCGCTGAGGAGGCATTACAAGCTGGTCTGATCGACCAGTTGGTTCCGGTAACCGAAGCGCTTGAAACTGCTTTGCAGACTGCGGCTGAGTTTAGCGCCCATGCTCCTCTTGCCGTCCATTTGATTAAAGCTGCGATGGCGGATGGCCGGAGCGACCGTCTGGATTCGTGCCTGGATGCCGAGGCTGACTTGCAAGGGCAGTTGTTTCAAACGGATGATTTCACCGAAGCTCTTAATGCTTTTGGAGAAAAGCGCACACCACTGTTTCGTGGGACATGA
- a CDS encoding Rieske 2Fe-2S domain-containing protein: protein MANLITAAFPQSPYPKGWFIVADSADIDSGDVKPLKYFGRNLVAWRGESGAAYVMDAHCRHLGAHMGYRGDEEQRKLVPAVVGEDIACPWHGWRWNSEGRNTCIPYKNEKPKAAARIRTYPTREWHGMILLWYAWDESEPEWEVPEFDEFNDPSFYPLTSSGICRWTRPGHCQQPMENSADFSHIHFVHGSGGMAEPLAMTCEKHRMVAQVEVLYGRPDKATSITPKGGKKAIVRLDHYGIGISVHRWGTQMWPTCLVTGFTPIDENNYEVSYHFVSKRGPGEVGEELQGKAARIFKMQTHVIEQDFFIWDHMEFLPNALYAASEAPLYGKLRHWASQFYPETADAYVDPSDDMSTLLSLDDPEPVTA, encoded by the coding sequence ATGGCTAATCTCATTACGGCTGCGTTCCCTCAATCCCCTTATCCCAAGGGGTGGTTCATAGTCGCTGATTCGGCTGACATCGACTCGGGAGATGTTAAGCCATTGAAGTATTTCGGGAGGAATCTGGTGGCATGGCGTGGTGAGTCAGGCGCGGCCTATGTGATGGACGCCCATTGCCGCCACCTTGGAGCACACATGGGGTACCGGGGCGACGAGGAACAGCGCAAATTGGTCCCCGCAGTGGTCGGTGAAGATATTGCCTGTCCCTGGCATGGTTGGCGCTGGAACAGCGAAGGTCGCAACACGTGCATCCCATACAAGAATGAGAAACCCAAGGCCGCTGCGCGCATCCGCACATATCCGACGCGCGAATGGCATGGAATGATTCTCCTCTGGTATGCGTGGGACGAGAGCGAGCCCGAATGGGAAGTACCAGAATTCGACGAATTCAATGATCCCAGCTTCTACCCGCTCACTTCGTCGGGCATCTGCCGCTGGACGCGCCCGGGTCATTGCCAGCAGCCTATGGAAAATTCGGCCGATTTTTCCCATATCCATTTCGTGCATGGCTCGGGCGGCATGGCCGAACCCTTGGCCATGACGTGCGAAAAGCACAGGATGGTCGCGCAAGTCGAGGTTCTCTACGGGCGGCCTGATAAGGCGACGTCCATCACCCCGAAGGGTGGGAAAAAGGCCATCGTGCGGCTCGATCACTATGGCATTGGCATTTCCGTTCACCGTTGGGGTACCCAAATGTGGCCCACCTGCCTGGTGACGGGATTTACGCCTATCGATGAAAACAACTACGAAGTGAGCTACCATTTCGTTTCGAAACGGGGTCCTGGAGAGGTCGGCGAAGAACTCCAGGGCAAAGCGGCCCGTATCTTCAAGATGCAGACGCATGTCATCGAACAGGACTTCTTCATTTGGGATCACATGGAATTTCTACCCAACGCGCTTTACGCAGCGTCTGAAGCGCCACTGTATGGAAAGCTGCGGCATTGGGCTTCGCAATTCTATCCGGAAACCGCTGATGCTTATGTCGACCCGAGCGACGATATGAGCACACTTCTCAGCCTGGACGATCCTGAGCCGGTAACCGCTTAA
- a CDS encoding SDR family oxidoreductase, with product MKISKDTAAVVTGGASGLGQATAEALAEAGARVAIFDLNRDAGEQVAKAIGGTFCHVDITSEESVVAGFEQARAANGQERILVHCAMANRKGKTVSIDRETGEPTRFSTDDFAFAIQGILIASYRVASLSAQGMAGLEPVEDNERGTIVLTASVAAQDAQIGQVAYGAGKAGVNGLVLPMARDMMNLGIRVNAIMPGIFNTPLLARNSQQVLDGLNASVPFPKRLGKPEEFASLAMELVRNTYFNGQSIRLDGAIRMPPR from the coding sequence TTGAAAATTAGCAAGGATACGGCTGCGGTCGTGACAGGCGGCGCATCTGGTCTTGGGCAGGCCACGGCCGAGGCGCTCGCGGAGGCTGGCGCGCGCGTTGCTATTTTCGATCTTAACAGAGACGCTGGCGAGCAAGTTGCCAAAGCGATCGGCGGCACGTTCTGCCACGTGGACATAACAAGCGAGGAATCCGTCGTTGCCGGATTCGAGCAGGCCCGAGCCGCGAACGGGCAGGAGCGCATTCTCGTCCATTGTGCGATGGCCAACCGCAAGGGCAAAACGGTCTCGATTGACCGCGAAACCGGCGAGCCAACGCGTTTCTCGACCGACGATTTCGCTTTCGCCATACAGGGCATCCTGATCGCCAGCTATCGGGTCGCGTCGCTGTCCGCTCAGGGAATGGCGGGCCTGGAGCCGGTCGAGGATAACGAACGCGGCACAATCGTACTGACCGCGTCGGTCGCGGCTCAGGATGCGCAGATAGGGCAAGTTGCCTATGGGGCCGGGAAGGCAGGCGTGAACGGCCTCGTCCTGCCGATGGCGCGGGATATGATGAACCTGGGCATCCGCGTCAACGCGATCATGCCGGGCATCTTCAATACGCCGCTCCTCGCGCGCAATTCGCAACAGGTGCTCGACGGGCTCAACGCTTCCGTGCCCTTCCCGAAGCGACTGGGAAAGCCTGAGGAGTTTGCGTCGCTGGCGATGGAGCTTGTGCGCAACACCTACTTCAACGGGCAATCCATTCGTCTCGACGGAGCGATCCGTATGCCCCCTCGTTAA
- a CDS encoding crotonase/enoyl-CoA hydratase family protein codes for MNEPIDSCVLTEVRGKVLVITINRPESRNAVTQAVAQDVAKALDRLDSDSSLFVGIITGAGGSFCAGMDLKGFLRGESPSIPGRGFAGLTMAPPNKPLIAAVEGYALAGGMEIALSCDLIVAAKNAQFGIPEVKRGLAARAGGLMRLPRQLPQRVAMELALTGNFLSAGRAYDLGLINVLADGPAIDSALTLAEAIAANGPLAVMASKRVVLESRLWNNSDMWERQAEIVDPVFASEDAREGATAFAEKRPPNWAGR; via the coding sequence GTGAATGAGCCTATTGATAGCTGTGTTCTAACCGAAGTGCGGGGCAAGGTTCTCGTCATTACGATCAATCGCCCGGAATCGCGCAACGCCGTCACGCAGGCTGTCGCTCAAGATGTCGCAAAAGCTCTGGATCGCCTGGACAGCGATTCGTCCCTCTTCGTCGGGATCATCACCGGTGCGGGCGGATCGTTTTGCGCCGGCATGGATCTTAAGGGTTTTCTGCGTGGTGAATCTCCGTCGATTCCCGGACGAGGGTTTGCCGGCCTGACAATGGCCCCTCCAAACAAGCCGCTCATCGCGGCGGTTGAAGGCTATGCCCTGGCAGGAGGAATGGAAATCGCTCTTTCATGCGACCTGATCGTGGCCGCGAAGAACGCCCAGTTTGGAATCCCGGAGGTAAAACGAGGACTCGCTGCGCGCGCTGGCGGTTTGATGCGGCTGCCGCGCCAACTCCCGCAACGAGTCGCGATGGAGTTGGCACTGACTGGCAATTTCCTTTCCGCCGGACGGGCTTATGACCTTGGTCTGATCAATGTGCTTGCCGATGGGCCAGCGATCGATTCCGCCTTGACGCTGGCCGAAGCGATCGCCGCCAATGGCCCGCTTGCTGTGATGGCTTCAAAGCGTGTCGTCCTGGAATCACGCTTGTGGAATAATTCGGACATGTGGGAACGCCAGGCAGAGATTGTCGATCCGGTGTTCGCCTCGGAAGACGCCAGGGAAGGAGCCACTGCCTTCGCTGAAAAGCGTCCGCCAAACTGGGCTGGACGCTGA